The Caldilineales bacterium sequence CCATCGCCTGGAGCACCGGCGAGCGCTTCGATATCGATCTGCGTGAGCCGATCAACCGCCTAGAGGCTCTGTCACCGCTCCGCGACCCGGTTCTGTTTGCCCGCGTTCAGGTGGGCGAGTGGGGGCACAGCCTGGTTTGGAACGACGAGGTCGATTTGGGTGCAGATCGACTCTACGAGCGATGCAAAGAGCAAGCCGGCGAACTATCGCCGCGCCAGTTCGATGCCTGGATGAAAAGCCATCAGCTATCACTCACCACCGCTGCAACAGCCTTGGGAATCTCGCGGCGGATGGTTGCCCACTACCGAACCGGCAGCCGTCCAATTCCCAAGGTCGTGTCTCTGGCGTGTAAAGGTTGGGAAGTGCAATCGGCGTTTCCTACCCGCGCGTCAACGAATTGATCCACGGCAAACGCGGCATGACGCCCGATACAGCCCTCCGCCTCGAACGGCTCTTTGGCATGGAGGCTCAGTTCTGGCTCAATCTCCAGCTTGCCTGGGACCTTTATCAGACGCAACACTCCCCGGCAGCCCAGGAAATCGCCCACATCCAGCGCCTGCCAGCCCTTGCCGCAGGATCCTGACAGAAGAAGTGCGACGCACCTGCCAGGTGCGTCGCACTGTTTTGTTACCGTCATTTCAGAATGCGTATTGTTCGCTCATCAAAGCTGTAATACAATCTCTCGTATTCACTCACTCGAACAACCTTACCCATACGATTGTTCTTGGTCCTAAATTGCGGAAGCAGCAAAAGAGATCGCAAAAGTGCCGGAATCAATACGGTCTTCGAATCTGGTAAAGCAAAACAAACCACACAGAAGCTATCATTGATAGCAACTTTGCGCCAGAAATCCTTCTCGTTGATTGTTAGTAAGGTCGGCTGGTCTTGCTTCTGCAACAAACGAGGGATGTCGTCGTCTTTGATGATCGTACCAGGACGCAAGTCGGTAATGAAGCAGACCCTTCCCGAATACCACTGTGCGATCTGCGTCTCTATTCTCCGGCCAAGCAACTGTTCATCAAGTACGATCATCCATCAGGCCATTTCGAGTTGCGGTAATGAGGTCACGAACTGTGACGAAACCAGCCTGATCGCCTCGATGATGGCCTCACGCGAGACGCGACCTCGATACCCTGCAACAATCTCGTCCAGACTCTCACCCACAGCCAGGCGATCGAGTGTGCCAGTGATCTCGATGCGCGTGTACTTGAACGTAGGACGTCCGCCGCAAACTTCAGGTGATCGTACAACGTAATCGCCCAAAGGATAATAGCGGTATGCTTCACTACCAACGAACTCTGTGGTCAGGTCTGTCATTTCTATTGCCTCAGTGTGCTTGAAGAACTCACATGTAAAAAGATAAAACCATTCGACCGATGGTGTCAAGTCACCCCGTCAACAAAGAATGCGACGCACCTTGTAGGTGCGTCGCATTCTTTGTTGGGTGCTTTTTTATCAATTCAGCAGGGGCACCGCCTCTGAGCGGGCATAGATCGAGGGCGGCGTCCAGTCCAGATGGCTGGCTCGGCAGGCGTGGCGGCCTTCCTCATCGACGATGACGACCACCACCTCTTTGGTGGGGTCGTAGGCTTGCGCCAGTTGGCTTTCCTGCGCGGGCAGATCGGCGGTCAGGGGCATATACAACATCGGATGAGAATTGGCGCCGCGCGTGTCGATGCGGACGAGGCCGCGGCCATCATTCAGATAGCCGGCCCAGGCCATGCGGGCAATATCCTTCCACGTCTCATCGATGACGCAGCAATGGCAATCGGTAACTAACATGGTTTGACTCCAGATTGGCAGAGAATGGCAAAGTGACCTGCACGTGGGACAGGCCGACAGACGCTTACAAAAACGCCCCGGCCCTACCCATCACCCCATCTTCCTCCCGATCCGCACCTTTCGCCATGATCTAGATCATTTCAGAGCGCGACCGTGGCCTATTCCATCGGCGACAGCCAACGCTCGTCGGCATCAGCCTCAGCCGCCCAACCGATGGCGCGGCCCCCCTCGGCCGCCACCAGCCACCACCGCAGACCCTCGGCCGCCACCGGCCCCTCCTCGATCTTCAGCACCGTCCCCGCCACCAGCCGCCGCGCCACCAGGCTGCTGGTGCTCGGCTCGAAACGAATCGCCAACACGATCCCCGGCGGCACGGTGACGGTCACAGTGTCGCCCAGGCGTACAGGCCGGTTCACCGGGCGCGGCGCGCCGATGCGGGCATCCAGCCAACGATCGACGGCATCGCCATCCGCCACCCAACCGCTCATCCCCTGGCCATCCTCCACCCGCCACCACCTGAAGCCGTCCGCCTCGACCGGCCCTTCCAGCACCGAAACCAACACCCCGGCGCCATAGCGGCCAAGTCGTGGAGCAGTGGTCGAGGCAGCCTGGCGGATATTGACGCCCGTTCGCGCCACTACGCGAGCTTTCTGGCCGATTTGCGGCTGTCCGGGGACCGGTGTGGGGGTGGGCGGCGCCGGGGTGGGCGTGAGTGGGACCGGCGTGGTGGTGGCAGTGGGGGTGGGCGGAAGCGTCGCCGTCGAAGTGGGGCGCGGCGTCCAGGTCGGCCAGGGAGTTGGCGCCATCGTGGGGCGCGGGGCAAAGCGGCCGCAAGCCAGGCTGAGGGCAGCCAAAAAGACCAGCGGCCAAAAACGACTGGATGTCGATCGTTTCGCCCTGCTGGATGACCTTTGATCATGCTCAGACATCCTCCCAGCATACCACGTCCGCCCGGTCGCCCTGCAATCCCGGCCCTTGCCAGTTTGCGACCCATAACGCAGCGCGCACAATCAATTGACACACTGCGTCATAAACCCTATACTATGGCTGCCCGGCGACCCCTCGCCGGACGTTCCCAAAACCAACAGCGCCGGAGCCAGCCACGACCCGATCTCTGATCTCTGATCTCCGCTCTCCGGCCCCAGCCCTCTCGACTCCTCAGGAGGCTTGCGGTGAGAGAAGTCTATGTACTTGGCGTTGGCCAGATCCCTGTCAGCAAAGACAAGGACGAACCATTGCGCGACATGGCGGCCAGGGCGGTGCGGGCGGCCCTGACCGATGCCGGCATCGAAGCAGTCGAGGCGCTGTACACCGGCAATATGTTATCGGGGATGCTTTCGCACCAACAGCACCTGGGGGCGTTGATCGCCGACGCCGCCGGGCTGCGCGGGGTCGAGGCCGCCACGGCCGAAGCCGCCTGCGGGTCGGGGGCAGCCGCCATGCGCTGGGGCTACATGGCCATTGCCAGCGGCGCCTATGACCTGGTGGCCGTCTGCGGCGTCGAGAAAATGACCCACACCGACCGCTATGAAACCACGCGGGCTTTGGCCACGGCCAGCGACTGGCCGACCGAGGGCGCGCACGGCCACAGCTTCGTCTCGCTCAACGCTGTGATCATGCAGGAATATCTGCGCCGCCACCACGCCAACCGCTCGTTGTTCGCCGCCTTTGCCATCAACGCCCACGACAACGCCGCCACCAACCCGAACGCCCTCTTCCAGAAAACGATCACGGTCGAAAAATACGAAGACTCCCCCATCGTCCAGGCTCCGATCCGGCTTTACGACGCTTCGCCCATCTGTGATGGCGCCGCCGCCCTGATCCTGGCCTCGGCCGACCGCCTCCCCACCCGCAATGGCGCCCACCCCAGGGTGCGCGTAGCGGCCTCGGCCAGCGCCACCGACAGCGTCGGCATCGCCGACCGCCACGACCTGCTCACGCTCGAAGGCGCGGTCACCTCCAGCCGGCGGGCCTTTGCCCAGGCCGCCATGACGCCCGCCGACATCGACTTATTCGAGCTACACGACGCCTTTACGATCATGGCCGTGCTCTCGTTGGAGGGGGCCGGCTTTGCCCAGCCCGGCCAGGGGCTGTGGCTGGGCGCCGATGGCGAGATCCGGCGCGAGGGCAAAGTGCCGATCTCCACCTTTGGCGGACTCAAGGCCCGCGGCCATCCCGTCGGCGGCACCGGCGTCTACCAGCTCGTCGAAACCTACTTGCAGATCACCCACCAGGCCGGCCCCAACCAGGTGCCGGCAGCGCGCGTGGGCATGACCCAAAATGTGGGCGGCACCGGCGCCACGGTGATCACCCACATTTTGGAACGCACCACCTAACCATTCATGCCCGCCACCACAGCCACGCCCTGCCTCAGGCCGGCTTCTTCAGCCTCTGCACGTACTGCTTGCGGAACTTGGCCACTTTGGGGGCGATGACGACCTGGCAATAGGGCTGATAGGAGTTGCGGCGATAATAGCCCTGATGATAGTCCTCCGCCGCATAGAAGGCCTCGAACGGCGCCACCTGGGTGACGATGGGCGCTCCCCAGATGCCGGCGGCATTGGTTTCGGCGATCACCTGCTCGGCCGTAGCCTGCTGTGCGGGTGAGTGGTAGAAGATGGCCGAGCGATACTGCGTGCCCACATCGGCGCCCTGGCGGTTGAGCGTGGTGGGGTCGTGGATGGTGAAGAAAACCTGGAGCAGGTCGCGGAACGAGACCAACGCCGGGTCGAAGGTGATCTGCACAACCTCGGCATGGCCAGTCGTGCCGTTACAGACTTCTTTATAGCTGGGGTTGCGGACGCGACCGCCGGCATAGCCCGAAACGACGCTTTCGACGCCCTGGAGATCGTCGAACACGGCCTCCAGGCACCAGAAACAGCCGCCGGCCAGCGTGGCAACTTCGCGAGTGGGAGATGGATTTGTCATAGCTTTTTTGTCGCCTGAAGCGAGAAGGATGATCAGCGCCCGCACATCCGGCGCTGCCCTCTCTTGATGGTCTTCCCCTGGCGCCTCTTTCGCCCGGCCCGACGGCGTTCACGAATGTGTAACAATTCGTCGCATCACGATTCAAATCGCTCGCCGGCCTCGATCCTGACCTCCAGGCTGTTGCCGGCTGGCGGCAGTGGGCAGGTGGCAAAGGGTGTGAAAGCGCAGGGCGGGTTGTAAGCGCGGTTGAAATCGAGTTCGACCCGGCCATCCGTCAGCAAGGGCGCATAGAGATAGCGGCAGGCGCCGTAGGTCTCCTTGCCGCTGGTGGCATCGCGAAAGATGAGCCACAGCAGATCGGGGCCGCCATCCAGGGCTTCCAGCCGCAGGGGGCGACCAGCGAGATCGAACTCCACCCAGCCGGGGTTCTCCATCTCCACCACCATGCCCACCGTGTTCGGCACCGGCAACCGGCGCTGCGGCTGGCGCCGCCAGAAGACGCCCTCGACTCGAAAGCCATCGTCCGGCAGAAACCACCGCCGCCCCGGAAAAGTAAGGCGCTCCGCCCGCTCGGCATCCCACACCCGCAGCGCCGCCTGCTCACCCCGGCGGATGATGACCATCGTCAGGGGGCCAACGGTCAGCTGCGAGGGGCCGCCTTCATCGCTATCGGCCAGCAGCTGCGACTCCGGCCCGGCTTTGCCATCCACCCGCACATCTTCCGGACAAGTCAGTTGGAGGGTGGGTAGCCCGGCCCGGAACAGGATGACGCCCAGGTGGGCGGGGGCGCCGGCAGGCAGCACGATGTCGCAGGTCGGGTCGCTGCCGAGGGTGTTTGCTCCCTCGGCCAGCCACCACAGCCCGGCCAGGGCCAGCCAGCCGCTGGGGCCGGTCAGGCTTTCGTCCTTCTGTCGCCGCCAAAGCAGCAGATCAGTCTCAGCGTTTGTCATGGCCCCAGTATATCACCCTATCACCCCGCCCGGCTTTCCTGCCGCCTGCGCCTGGCTGTATACTGGCCGCGTTACCATCCCTGGCAAAACTGACATCCTTTTTCTCGCTATGCGCCCACGCACCCTCTTCGCTCTACTCATCCTCCTCCTGGCCGTCTGTCTGTGCGGATTGGCAGGCGGCGCGCTCCTGGCCAGCCGCAGCCCGGCGATTGCCGACCTGTTGGCCGGGCGCAGGGCCGAACCCGCCCTACGGCCCAGCCCCACCGCCTCACCCACGGCCACACCCCTTGCGACCCCCGCCGCGGCGGGAGAGAGCGGCGTCGACGCCGAGGCCCGGCTGATCAGACTCTATCGGACGGTCAGCCCGGCCGTCGTCAATATCACCACCCAGGTGCTGCGCCAGAATTTCTTCTTTGGCCCGGTGCCCGAAAGCGGCTCTGGCTCTGGTTTTGTTTGGGATGACCAGGGTCACATTCTGACCAACTACCATGTCATCGATGGCGCCCAAAGCATCGACGTCAGCTTTGGCGACGAAGTGGCGGTACCGGCCACAGTGATCGGCGCCGACCCGGCCAACGATCTGGCCGTGCTGAAGGTAGAGAAGCTGCCAGAGGGCGTTCAGGCGTTGACGATGGGCGACTCCGATGCCCTGCAGGTCGGGCAGACGGCCGTCGCCATCGGCAACCCGTTCGGGCAGTTCCAGCGCACACTGACGGTGGGTGTGATCAGCGCCCTCGACCGCACCATGCAGACCGACAACGACAAGCTCCTGCGCGGGGTGATCCAGACGGACGCCGCCATCAACCAGGGCAATTCGGGCGGGCCGCTGCTCGATTCCGAGGGCCGGGTGATCGGCATCAACACCGCCATTTTCTCGCCATCGGGGGCCAATGCCGGCGTGGGGCTGGCGATCCCGATCAACAAGGCCAGGCGCATCGCCCCTGTCCTGATCGAAAAAGGCCGCTATGCTCACCCCTGGCTGGGCATCGAGCAACTTGGCTATGCCCTCAGCCCGGTGCTGGCCCAGGCCTTGAACCTGCCGCAAAGCCAGGGATTGCTCATCGCCCAAATTTACCGCGATTCACCGGCCGATCAAGCTGGTTTGCGCGGTGCGACGGATGAGGTCGCCTTTGGCAACCGGCGTCTGCTGGTGGGCGGCGACATCCTCACGGCCATCGACGGCGTCCCCCTGAAAACCTGGGACGACCTGGACGCCTACCTGTCCGAGCAAACCGAAGTCGGGCAGACGGTGCGCTTGAGCATCGTGCGAGGGGGCGAAGAGCGGGTGGTCGAGGTGGTGGTGGGCGAAGATCCGCGCTGAAGCTGCCACTTGCAGCGCGCGTCCATCTGGCTACAATGACGTTCGCAAGGAGTTGAGATGGCGAAATCAGCGGACATTGGCAGCAAGCGACTCATCAGCCTGGCCCCCAATACCTGGGTGCGCTGGCTGACCGGCGACCCCGAAGCGCAGGCGCTGGAGTTTCTGTCGGGCGAATTTCAGTGGGTTGCGCGCGCCGCCGATGTGCTCATCAAGGCCGTCTCACCGCAGCACGGCGTCTTTCTGATCGTCAACGAAATCCAGTTCCGACCCGACTCGCACATGCCCCAGCGGCTTCGCGCCTATGCCGCCCTGGCGGAAGAGCGATATGGCCTGAATATCTTCCCGGTGGTCATCAATATCCTGCCCCTGGGGCCAACGGAGACCATCCTCACCAGCTATCACTCTGATTTCATGGGGCTGATGGCGCATCAGGATTACAGGGTCATCAACCTCTGGGAAGTCGATGTAGACATGGTGCAGGCTCAAGATTGGACGACCCTCTTGCCGTTTGCGCCAATCCTGAAAGGCGGCGATAATCCACTCGTCATCCGTAAAGCGCTGGCGCGGCTGCGCGAAGATGAACAGCTCGCCGATATGGAGGCCCTGCTGGCTTTCTTTGCCACCTTTGTGATGACGCCCGAAGAAGTACTCCGACTGATGAGGTGGGACATGACCATGCTCCGCGAATCACCCTGGTACAGCGAGATCGAAGAAGAGGCGATTGCCCGCGGCCTGGAACAGGGTCTCCAACAGGGGCTTGTGCAAGGACGCCGAAGAGAGCGCTACGAGATGCTCATCCGCCTGCTCGATTATCGTTTTGGTGCGACGCCGCTCGTCTTTCAAGAGCGCGTTCAGCAGCTGGGCATCGAACAGTTAGGCTCTCTCATCGACGCCGCCCTGACTGCTCCCTCGTTGGAAGCGGTGGAGGAGACCCTATCCACCCTACCGTATGAAGCAGTGGGGATGGACCGGTCGAACGGGACGGCCACGTAGCCGCACAAGACAGCCCTGTTATCGCCCACCATGCACACCATCGCCGTCGATGGGCGCCGTCTGACGATCGCCGACGTGATCGCCGTCGCCAGAGCCAGGCCAGGGGAAACCGAGCTACGCTTGACGCCCGAAGCGGAAGCGGCAGTGGGGCGGGCGGCGGCAGCCGTCCAACAGATCGTGGAGGCGAGGCGCGTGGTCTATGGGATCACCACCGGCTTTGGCGCCTTCAAAACCACCATCATCCCGCCCGACCAGCTCCGCCAACTCCAACGCAACATCGTGCGCTCGCACAGCGCCGGCACGGGGACGCCGTTCGAGACCGAGGTGGTGCGGGCGATGATGCTCATCCGGGCCAACACGCTGGCCATGGGGCATTCCGGGATCAGACTGGCCACCCTGCGCCTGCTGTTGGACATGATCGAGCGCGGTGTGCACCCGGTAGTGCCCCGGCAAGGCTCGTTGGGCGCCAGCGGCGACCTGGCCCCGCTGGCGCACATCGCCCTGGTCATGATCGGCGAGGGCCGGGCCGAGGTGGGGGGACGCATCCTGCCCGGCGACCGGGCGCTGGCCGAGGTGGGGCTGTGGCCGGTCGAACTGGTGGCCAAAGAGGGGTTGGCCTTGACCAATGGCACGGCGCTGATGGCGGCGTTGGGCTGCCTGGCTGTGACCGAGGCCGAAAACTGCGCTTTTGTGGCGGCAGTGGCGGGGGCGCTGTCGTTGGAGGCGCTGAACGGCACGACCGCCGCCTTCGACCCGCGCATCCATGCCCTGCGCCCGCACCCCCGGCAAATGGCCGCCGCCGGCTTGCTCAGGCAGTTGCTGGCCGGCTCGGACTTCGTGCGCACCGACTTGCGCAATGACCCCCAGGATGCCTACACCCTCCGCTGCATACCCCAGGTGCACGGCGCTTGCGCCGACGCCGTGGCCTACGCCCGCTGGGTGGTCGAGATCGAACTGAACAGCGTCACCGACAACCCGCTCATCTTCTTCGACGACGACGGGACGCCTACAGCCGTCAGCGGCGGCAACTTCCACGGCGAGCCGCTGGCCATCGCCTTCGATTACCTGGCTCTGGCCATGACCGAATTGGGCAATATCTCTGAGCGCCGTCTCAACCGCCTGGTCGATCCGGCCAGCAATGGCGGGCTGCTGCCGGCTTTCCTGACCGAAAACGGCGGCCTCCATTCGGGCCTGATGCTGGCCCAATACACCGCCGCCGCCCTCGCCTCCGAGAACAAGGCCCTCTGCCACCCGGCCAGCGCCGACACCATCCCCACCAGCGCCAATGTCGAAGACCACGTCTCCAACGGCCCCATCTCCGGCCGGCAGGCGCGGCGCGTGCTTCGCAACCTCAACCAGATGCTAGGCATCGAACTGATGGCAGCGGCGCAGGCCATCGACTTCCGCCGCCGGCAGCTGGGGCCAGAGGCGCAGCTGGGGCGCGGCACCGCCATTGCCTACGAACTCGTCCGCCGGGACATCCCCTTCCTGCCCGAAGACGCCGAGCTGGCCCCGCATCTGGCGACGGCCGCTCATCTGGTTGCCTCTGGCGCCATCTTACAGGCCGTGGAGCAGCATCTGGCGGCTACGCTCTGATCCTGTCATCATGGAACTCGCCCAACTCATCCACTTTACCCGCGGCGACACGCCCGCCGAACTGCTGCTACGCAACGCCCGCGTCATCGACATCTTCAGCGGCGAGATCATCCCCACCCATGTCGCCATTGCTCACTCGCGCATCGTCGGGCTGGGCGATTATCGGGCCGAGGAGACCATCGACCTGGGCGGCTCCTACCTGGCCCCTGGCTTTATCGATGCCCACGTCCACATCGAGAGCGCCCTGGTGCCGCCGGGCGAATTCGCCCGCATGGTCGCGGCCCGCGGCGCCACCACCGTCATCACCGACCCGCACGAGATCGCCAATGTGCTGGGGCTGGATGGCATCCGCTTCATGTTCGACAGCGCCAAGTACGGCCCCGTGAG is a genomic window containing:
- a CDS encoding SH3 domain-containing protein → MAPTPWPTWTPRPTSTATLPPTPTATTTPVPLTPTPAPPTPTPVPGQPQIGQKARVVARTGVNIRQAASTTAPRLGRYGAGVLVSVLEGPVEADGFRWWRVEDGQGMSGWVADGDAVDRWLDARIGAPRPVNRPVRLGDTVTVTVPPGIVLAIRFEPSTSSLVARRLVAGTVLKIEEGPVAAEGLRWWLVAAEGGRAIGWAAEADADERWLSPME
- a CDS encoding thiolase domain-containing protein (Catalyzes the synthesis of acetoacetyl coenzyme A from two molecules of acetyl coenzyme A. It can also act as a thiolase, catalyzing the reverse reaction and generating two-carbon units from the four-carbon product of fatty acid oxidation), with the protein product MREVYVLGVGQIPVSKDKDEPLRDMAARAVRAALTDAGIEAVEALYTGNMLSGMLSHQQHLGALIADAAGLRGVEAATAEAACGSGAAAMRWGYMAIASGAYDLVAVCGVEKMTHTDRYETTRALATASDWPTEGAHGHSFVSLNAVIMQEYLRRHHANRSLFAAFAINAHDNAATNPNALFQKTITVEKYEDSPIVQAPIRLYDASPICDGAAALILASADRLPTRNGAHPRVRVAASASATDSVGIADRHDLLTLEGAVTSSRRAFAQAAMTPADIDLFELHDAFTIMAVLSLEGAGFAQPGQGLWLGADGEIRREGKVPISTFGGLKARGHPVGGTGVYQLVETYLQITHQAGPNQVPAARVGMTQNVGGTGATVITHILERTT
- the hutH gene encoding histidine ammonia-lyase — translated: MHTIAVDGRRLTIADVIAVARARPGETELRLTPEAEAAVGRAAAAVQQIVEARRVVYGITTGFGAFKTTIIPPDQLRQLQRNIVRSHSAGTGTPFETEVVRAMMLIRANTLAMGHSGIRLATLRLLLDMIERGVHPVVPRQGSLGASGDLAPLAHIALVMIGEGRAEVGGRILPGDRALAEVGLWPVELVAKEGLALTNGTALMAALGCLAVTEAENCAFVAAVAGALSLEALNGTTAAFDPRIHALRPHPRQMAAAGLLRQLLAGSDFVRTDLRNDPQDAYTLRCIPQVHGACADAVAYARWVVEIELNSVTDNPLIFFDDDGTPTAVSGGNFHGEPLAIAFDYLALAMTELGNISERRLNRLVDPASNGGLLPAFLTENGGLHSGLMLAQYTAAALASENKALCHPASADTIPTSANVEDHVSNGPISGRQARRVLRNLNQMLGIELMAAAQAIDFRRRQLGPEAQLGRGTAIAYELVRRDIPFLPEDAELAPHLATAAHLVASGAILQAVEQHLAATL
- a CDS encoding DUF1684 domain-containing protein — protein: MTNAETDLLLWRRQKDESLTGPSGWLALAGLWWLAEGANTLGSDPTCDIVLPAGAPAHLGVILFRAGLPTLQLTCPEDVRVDGKAGPESQLLADSDEGGPSQLTVGPLTMVIIRRGEQAALRVWDAERAERLTFPGRRWFLPDDGFRVEGVFWRRQPQRRLPVPNTVGMVVEMENPGWVEFDLAGRPLRLEALDGGPDLLWLIFRDATSGKETYGACRYLYAPLLTDGRVELDFNRAYNPPCAFTPFATCPLPPAGNSLEVRIEAGERFES
- a CDS encoding HigA family addiction module antidote protein, which codes for MIHGKRGMTPDTALRLERLFGMEAQFWLNLQLAWDLYQTQHSPAAQEIAHIQRLPALAAGS
- a CDS encoding Rpn family recombination-promoting nuclease/putative transposase, with protein sequence MAKSADIGSKRLISLAPNTWVRWLTGDPEAQALEFLSGEFQWVARAADVLIKAVSPQHGVFLIVNEIQFRPDSHMPQRLRAYAALAEERYGLNIFPVVINILPLGPTETILTSYHSDFMGLMAHQDYRVINLWEVDVDMVQAQDWTTLLPFAPILKGGDNPLVIRKALARLREDEQLADMEALLAFFATFVMTPEEVLRLMRWDMTMLRESPWYSEIEEEAIARGLEQGLQQGLVQGRRRERYEMLIRLLDYRFGATPLVFQERVQQLGIEQLGSLIDAALTAPSLEAVEETLSTLPYEAVGMDRSNGTAT
- the msrA gene encoding peptide-methionine (S)-S-oxide reductase MsrA produces the protein MTNPSPTREVATLAGGCFWCLEAVFDDLQGVESVVSGYAGGRVRNPSYKEVCNGTTGHAEVVQITFDPALVSFRDLLQVFFTIHDPTTLNRQGADVGTQYRSAIFYHSPAQQATAEQVIAETNAAGIWGAPIVTQVAPFEAFYAAEDYHQGYYRRNSYQPYCQVVIAPKVAKFRKQYVQRLKKPA
- a CDS encoding DUF433 domain-containing protein, whose product is MTDLTTEFVGSEAYRYYPLGDYVVRSPEVCGGRPTFKYTRIEITGTLDRLAVGESLDEIVAGYRGRVSREAIIEAIRLVSSQFVTSLPQLEMA
- a CDS encoding trypsin-like peptidase domain-containing protein, producing MRPRTLFALLILLLAVCLCGLAGGALLASRSPAIADLLAGRRAEPALRPSPTASPTATPLATPAAAGESGVDAEARLIRLYRTVSPAVVNITTQVLRQNFFFGPVPESGSGSGFVWDDQGHILTNYHVIDGAQSIDVSFGDEVAVPATVIGADPANDLAVLKVEKLPEGVQALTMGDSDALQVGQTAVAIGNPFGQFQRTLTVGVISALDRTMQTDNDKLLRGVIQTDAAINQGNSGGPLLDSEGRVIGINTAIFSPSGANAGVGLAIPINKARRIAPVLIEKGRYAHPWLGIEQLGYALSPVLAQALNLPQSQGLLIAQIYRDSPADQAGLRGATDEVAFGNRRLLVGGDILTAIDGVPLKTWDDLDAYLSEQTEVGQTVRLSIVRGGEERVVEVVVGEDPR
- a CDS encoding DUF2442 domain-containing protein: MKPPRIMAADVTGPMRLSIAWSTGERFDIDLREPINRLEALSPLRDPVLFARVQVGEWGHSLVWNDEVDLGADRLYERCKEQAGELSPRQFDAWMKSHQLSLTTAATALGISRRMVAHYRTGSRPIPKVVSLACKGWEVQSAFPTRASTN